One Alkalibaculum bacchi DNA segment encodes these proteins:
- a CDS encoding helix-turn-helix transcriptional regulator encodes MQINRLFEIVYILLDKKIVTSKELAERFEVSPRTIYRDIETLSSAGIPVYTSKGKGGGISLLPDFVLNKAIITDKEKEDILSSLKAVNAVNLSKTDTALRKLSSLFGESNTDWIEVDFSSWANTQKEIETFNAIKSAILDKKGISFSYASAKRQQTSREVEPLKLCFKSSSWYLYGYCKSRCDFRFFKLRRMKELCVLEQNFQRKSPNQIFSNENVFQEEYVRLKLKLSAKVAYRVYDEFDSYERQEDGSFIAEINYPKGEWIFYYITTFGSQCEILEPEDVRNNVKAELKNILKHYL; translated from the coding sequence ATGCAAATTAACCGATTGTTTGAAATAGTATATATCTTGCTTGATAAAAAAATAGTAACTTCTAAAGAGCTTGCAGAGCGATTTGAGGTTTCTCCAAGAACTATTTATCGTGATATTGAAACTCTTTCTTCAGCAGGTATTCCTGTTTATACGAGCAAAGGCAAAGGTGGTGGCATATCACTTTTGCCCGATTTTGTGCTGAATAAAGCTATTATAACGGATAAAGAAAAAGAGGACATTCTATCCTCATTAAAAGCTGTCAACGCTGTTAATCTCAGCAAAACAGATACCGCACTTAGAAAGCTCAGTAGCTTGTTTGGTGAATCAAATACAGATTGGATTGAAGTAGATTTTTCTTCTTGGGCTAACACACAGAAGGAAATTGAAACATTCAATGCAATTAAGTCTGCAATATTAGACAAGAAAGGCATTTCTTTTTCTTATGCTAGCGCAAAAAGGCAGCAGACATCACGTGAAGTAGAGCCTTTGAAACTGTGCTTCAAAAGTAGCTCATGGTATTTATATGGATATTGTAAGTCACGATGTGATTTTCGTTTCTTTAAGTTAAGACGAATGAAGGAACTTTGTGTATTAGAGCAAAATTTTCAGCGGAAATCCCCAAATCAAATTTTTTCTAACGAGAATGTATTTCAGGAAGAGTATGTTAGACTAAAATTAAAGCTGTCTGCAAAGGTTGCTTACAGGGTATATGATGAATTCGATAGCTATGAGCGACAAGAGGACGGAAGCTTTATTGCAGAAATTAACTATCCAAAGGGTGAGTGGATATTTTATTACATCACAACTTTCGGTAGCCAATGTGAAATTTTAGAACCAGAGGACGTGAGGAATAATGTGAAAGCAGAATTGAAAAACATATTGAAACATTATCTT